DNA from Marinicella rhabdoformis:
TTGCAAAAATAACGGCATGCTGAATAAACCTGTTCAGGTATTTTTTATCAAATATCCAAGCGTACATATGGGGAGATGCGGGGGGGGGTATCAAAAGTGGGACTATTGTAACAATCTACCCGGATTTTAATTGCAAAGATTTGTCACAAACCGTTCACCATATTCAAAAGGGATGCGGTGAAAAAAGGGGCATCTTTGGCATCTAGGTGAGAACTGTCTGGGAGTACAAAACTATCAAGTAAAACATAGTCCTTAAAGTGAACCGACTGCCAGCCTTCATACTTTTCAATCACATCCCAATATGTTGATTTTGGGTAATACTGTTCATCCAGCGCCCAATGGCCCTTATCCGTAGGCATTCGAATCAACAAAACACGTCCACCTCGGCTTGTTATTTTATGACTCAGCCGTTTCATTTTATCAACTTGATTTGACCAAGTCGATGAGTCCATAGGTGGTTGGTCTTGGTAGTTTTGTTTTTTTTGTTTAACGAAATGCTTGACCATTTCATCTTTATTCAGATCTGAGTAATCGCCCGATTTTGACAAGTCTAAATGCTCTTTGACATAAAAAGGTTTAGGAAAGGCGCCTGTTTTTTGTACCTTTTGAACTAATATCTGTCCATTTAATTCAGGGTGCAGGAACCTAAACTTTGATTGCAACCACGATGACAAATAAGCATTGGTGCTTTTATCCCAAGTGGCTTCATCCTCAAAATACCGATTATTTGGCTTTTGCATATCCCAGTAAACAGGTTCTAAGCTTTGAGCAACCAAAGAAACCCATACCTCTCCTACAAATGACTCATCATTAGCCAACGATTCAAATGTGGCCATCGGATATTGCCCATTGATGGTCAACTGAAAAACATCTTTTTCTGGCATGGTTTTTCGAATGGTTTCACTGTGTAGCCCCAATTGAGCACGCGACGCACCTAATATGACAAGTGCATCAGGGTTATCTTGGGCTTTCTTGCGGTAATATGACCACAAATCTTGGTCAGAAACCACAGAGGCCTCATGGCCTTGTGCTTTCAACCAAAGCTCATACAAACCAAAAAAAATCAGCAAGGCCACGACCAATAAAAGCCATGATTTACCCCAAGCAACATTGTCTGATGGTTCAGAATTGGAAATATATGAAAGCATCTTTCTCTCCTGAACCTAAGATTATTAAAACCACACAGACAAAAAGCAATGCACTGCGACACCACCAAGGCATTGCCATCAATACATCTGACATCAGCCTGTGTCGCAACCTCCATTGAACCAGCAATAAAGTCACAAAAGCCGCAAGCACAAAACCCATCCACACATCCCACGACAACAAATCATCAACAAGCTGCATACCAAACATAGCACGGAACATTTCACTGACCTGCGTCATATTTTCCGCTCTGAAAACCACGAAAGCCCACACCACAAAAAGTAATGTCATCAGTGAAAACAACCATTGTATAGCGGTTGAACTGAATAATTTTGGCCATGAACATCGTTTCAATCCGCGCTCAATCAACAAATACAATCCGTGTAAAAACCCCCAAAGCACAAATGTCCAGGAGGCACCATGCCACAGCCCACCCAGTAGCATGGTAAACATTAAATTTTTTCCCGTTGACCAGAAGCCGTGTCGATTACCACCCAAAGGAATATATAAATAGTCTCTCAACCAAGAGGACAATGATATATGCCAACGACGCCAAAAGTCAGAAAATCCAACCGCAGCAAACGGTGCTTTGAAATTAACAGGCAGATTGAAACCCAAGCACATGGCCACGCCTATGGCACACAAAGAATAACCTGAAAAGTCACAAAATATTTGACCTGTGAAAAACAAAGACCCCAACCATGCATCGGTACTGCTGGCTTGAGCTGACTGATTAAAGACTTGGTCAACCACGGGTGCAAACCAAGCATCTGCCATCACTGTTTTTTGAAACAAGCCTATCAGAAAAAGTGCCACGCCCGTTGAAAATTGATCGACACTTACCCGTACTTGCTTGAGTGTTTGTGGTAAAAAATCAATGGCCCTGACTATAGGCCCTGCCACCAGTTGTGGAAAAAAACTGACATAAAGCGCGTAGTCTAAAAAACTGTGCCAAGGCTTTAAACGTTTGAAGTATATATCCAGGGTGTATGACAACGTTTGAAATGTATAAAAAGAGATTCCCATGGGTAAGATCAAGCCAGGATCTGAAACTTGCCACTGCACCCCAAGGTTTAATATTAATGTATTGAAATTTTCCAGTAAAAAACCAGCATACTTGAACACCACCAGCATGCCCAGATTTAAAAACAAGCTGACAAACAACCACCTTCGTCGTTTATTGACCTCTTCTGACTGGTGAATCTTTTGTGCCACCTGCCAATCCCAAAAGGTTGAGAGCAGCAACAACAAAACAAAGGGTGGATTCCAAGCCGCGTAAAATAAATAACTTGCCAATAACAGGTGCGACTTTT
Protein-coding regions in this window:
- a CDS encoding MBOAT family O-acyltransferase; the protein is MHHLPISWRLKKSHLLLASYLFYAAWNPPFVLLLLLSTFWDWQVAQKIHQSEEVNKRRRWLFVSLFLNLGMLVVFKYAGFLLENFNTLILNLGVQWQVSDPGLILPMGISFYTFQTLSYTLDIYFKRLKPWHSFLDYALYVSFFPQLVAGPIVRAIDFLPQTLKQVRVSVDQFSTGVALFLIGLFQKTVMADAWFAPVVDQVFNQSAQASSTDAWLGSLFFTGQIFCDFSGYSLCAIGVAMCLGFNLPVNFKAPFAAVGFSDFWRRWHISLSSWLRDYLYIPLGGNRHGFWSTGKNLMFTMLLGGLWHGASWTFVLWGFLHGLYLLIERGLKRCSWPKLFSSTAIQWLFSLMTLLFVVWAFVVFRAENMTQVSEMFRAMFGMQLVDDLLSWDVWMGFVLAAFVTLLLVQWRLRHRLMSDVLMAMPWWCRSALLFVCVVLIILGSGEKDAFIYFQF